GCTATGACGACAAAGAAGGCTTGATATTATGGAAAGCTAGAAAAGGCGAAGAACTAGCCAATTACGACGATTTAGAAGCTATTTTAAATCAACATGGTGACGAGATAGCGTTAGTAATGATAGGTGGTGTAAACTACTACACAGGACAGTTTTTTGATTTAAAACGAATTACTGATTTAGGTCATAAACATGGCTGTGTTGTTGGTTTTGATTGTGCTCATGGTGCAGGAAATGTCCAATTAAATTTACACGATTCTGGTGCAGACTTTGCAGTTTGGTGTACATACAAATATTTAAATTCTGGACCAGGAAGTTTATCTGGTGCGTTTGTGCACGAGCGTCATGCTAATAATAAAGATTTAAATAGATTTACTGGATGGTGGAGTCATAACAAAAAGACACGATTTAGAATGCGTGACGATTTTGACCAACTTCCAGGTGCAGAGGGTTGGCAACTTTCAAATCCACCAATATTATCTATGGCTGCTATTAGAGCGTCTTTAGATGTAATACAAGAAGCTGGATTTGATAAGCTTTGCGAAAAATCAAAAGTATTAACTGGTTATTTTGAGTTTTTAATAAACCAATTAAACAACAAGGATATAAAAATAATTACTCCTAGTAATCCTAACGAAAGAGGATGCCAACTGTCTATCCAAGTTAAAAATGCAGATAAATCTTTGTACGACAAGTTAACAGATGCTGGCGTTATAACAGACTGGAGAGAACCTGATGTTATCAGATGTGCTCCTATACCATTATATAATAGTTTTCAAGATGTTTACAATATGGTGGAGCGTCTAAAACAATTACTATAATTTTACTTTGAACACTTTTTACAAAATAATAAGTGATGAAACAGTATTACTAAAACTAAAGAAAAAAAGTGATATTGGATTTTGGCAATATCAAATACTAGGGTTACTAAGCTTTTTTGCCAATAATCAATTTGATTATCTTTTTATCACAAACAAAAGAATATTAGTCTTAATTAAAGACACTGTAGTTACAAACATAGAGTATCATAATTTTAAAGAATTAAAATTTAACAGCATGAATAATACTTTAAGTTTTAATGACTCAAATAATCAACA
The genomic region above belongs to Olleya sp. Hel_I_94 and contains:
- the kynU gene encoding kynureninase; the protein is MTNYKLGLDFAKQLDNEDQLADYRQQFHIPKDKNGKDLIYFCGNSLGLQPKITKTYIDQELQDWANLGVEGHTEGKNPWLHYHEFLTDTMANIVGAKPLEVVVMNSLTANLHFMMVSFYQPTPKRYKILIEADAFPSDKYAVESQLRHHGYDDKEGLILWKARKGEELANYDDLEAILNQHGDEIALVMIGGVNYYTGQFFDLKRITDLGHKHGCVVGFDCAHGAGNVQLNLHDSGADFAVWCTYKYLNSGPGSLSGAFVHERHANNKDLNRFTGWWSHNKKTRFRMRDDFDQLPGAEGWQLSNPPILSMAAIRASLDVIQEAGFDKLCEKSKVLTGYFEFLINQLNNKDIKIITPSNPNERGCQLSIQVKNADKSLYDKLTDAGVITDWREPDVIRCAPIPLYNSFQDVYNMVERLKQLL
- a CDS encoding PH domain-containing protein; the encoded protein is MNTFYKIISDETVLLKLKKKSDIGFWQYQILGLLSFFANNQFDYLFITNKRILVLIKDTVVTNIEYHNFKELKFNSMNNTLSFNDSNNQQQQLSLNKLRLTYEEIQLIKKKLHA